In Gemmatimonadetes bacterium T265, one DNA window encodes the following:
- a CDS encoding serine hydrolase, giving the protein MRRLRRLFPALALGAAAPALAQPAPAASPAALPPDFDAYVARVLQAFDVPGAAVAVVKDGRVLVAKGYGVRTLGRPEPVDAATRFGIASNTKAFTAAALALLVEEGKVEWDAPVVRYLPEFALYDPWVTREVTVRDLLVHRSGLGLGAGDLLWWPASTYDRAEIMRRLRFIKPATSFRSAYAYDNVLYLVAGRVIERVSGRSWEDFVRERILAPVGMAGSTVRYADAPPAGGAADRATPHAEVDGRVRAVAPDTSDATNPAGGINSTAADMAKWMLVQLDSGRIDGGRRLFAAPSARELWTGVTPVPIGRGAAPAGFEHLRPHFRAYALGFLTSDYRGRYELQHSGGLPGYTSLVTMLPGERAGVAVLTNAEASGAWDAITYRTLDALLGAAPPDYLALFTRVRDRDRAALAASARAAAAARDSASRPSLPLARYAGAYEDAWYGRVDVAHEPGPNGGRLVIRFSHTPQLTGDLVPWQHDTFVARWRDRELRADAYVTFALTPDGKVDQVKLAPASPDVDFSFDFQDLLLRPVVGAASAGR; this is encoded by the coding sequence ATGCGTCGCCTCCGTCGTCTTTTCCCCGCGCTCGCCCTCGGCGCGGCCGCGCCCGCCCTCGCACAGCCCGCGCCGGCCGCGTCGCCGGCCGCGTTGCCGCCGGACTTCGACGCGTACGTCGCGCGCGTGCTGCAGGCCTTCGACGTGCCCGGCGCCGCCGTTGCGGTCGTCAAGGACGGGCGCGTGCTCGTCGCGAAGGGCTACGGCGTACGCACGTTAGGCCGCCCGGAGCCCGTCGACGCGGCCACGCGCTTCGGCATCGCGAGCAACACGAAGGCGTTCACCGCGGCGGCGCTCGCGCTGCTCGTCGAGGAGGGCAAGGTGGAGTGGGACGCGCCGGTGGTGCGCTACCTGCCCGAGTTCGCGCTCTACGACCCGTGGGTCACGCGCGAGGTCACCGTGCGCGATCTGCTCGTCCACCGGAGCGGCCTCGGGCTCGGCGCGGGCGACCTGCTCTGGTGGCCGGCGAGCACGTACGACCGCGCGGAGATCATGCGCCGGCTCCGCTTCATCAAGCCCGCGACGTCGTTCCGCTCGGCGTACGCGTACGACAACGTGCTCTACCTCGTCGCCGGGCGGGTGATCGAGCGCGTGTCGGGGCGGTCCTGGGAGGACTTCGTGCGCGAGCGGATCCTCGCGCCGGTCGGGATGGCGGGGAGCACGGTGCGCTACGCCGACGCGCCGCCGGCCGGCGGCGCGGCCGACCGCGCCACGCCCCACGCGGAGGTGGACGGCCGCGTGCGCGCCGTCGCGCCGGACACGAGCGACGCGACGAACCCGGCCGGCGGCATCAACAGCACCGCGGCCGACATGGCGAAGTGGATGCTCGTGCAGCTCGACTCGGGGCGGATCGACGGCGGCCGGCGGCTGTTCGCCGCGCCGAGCGCGCGCGAGCTGTGGACCGGGGTGACGCCGGTGCCGATCGGGCGCGGCGCCGCGCCGGCCGGCTTCGAGCACCTGCGCCCGCACTTCCGCGCCTATGCGTTAGGCTTTCTCACGAGCGACTACCGGGGGCGCTACGAGCTCCAGCACTCCGGCGGCCTCCCCGGCTACACGTCGCTCGTGACGATGCTCCCCGGCGAGCGGGCCGGGGTCGCGGTGCTGACCAACGCCGAGGCGAGTGGCGCGTGGGACGCGATCACGTACCGGACGCTCGACGCGCTCCTCGGCGCGGCCCCGCCGGACTACCTCGCCCTGTTCACGCGCGTGCGCGACCGGGACCGTGCGGCGCTCGCCGCGTCGGCGCGGGCGGCCGCCGCCGCGCGCGACAGCGCGTCGCGCCCCTCGCTCCCGCTCGCGCGCTACGCGGGCGCGTACGAGGACGCGTGGTACGGGCGCGTGGACGTCGCGCACGAGCCTGGGCCGAACGGCGGCCGGCTCGTGATCCGCTTCTCGCACACGCCGCAGCTCACGGGGGACCTCGTGCCGTGGCAGCACGACACCTTCGTCGCGCGCTGGCGCGACCGCGAGCTGCGGGCGGACGCGTACGTGACGTTCGCGCTCACGCCGGACGGCAAGGTGGACCAGGTGAAGCTGGCGCCCGCGTCGCCGGACGTGGACTTCAGCTTCGACTTCCAGGACCTGCTGCTGCGGCCGGTGGTGGGGGCGGCGTCGGCCGGACGCTGA